From Periophthalmus magnuspinnatus isolate fPerMag1 chromosome 1, fPerMag1.2.pri, whole genome shotgun sequence:
GCTGCAGCTCGTGGAACAGCTCGATGAGGAAGTGCGGTCTGGACTCATTCTGAGAGATCAGAGTAGCCACCTCTGAGTAAATGGTCTCTCTTAGCGCCTCGAACAGGGAGAAGTCACTGCTAGCATCTAGcacacaaaatgtattaatgtGTTACTCATTTTTAATTCATTATAAACTTGTATCCATGcagaaaattatgtaaaatggttgagagattaaaaatatatgGTTGGGAAATAAATATCATGCTGGGGTGGGTTTACCTGGTGCTTCTGTGCATGCAATTCTGTTAGAGAGGAAGGGGGTTCTCCAAGCATAGGCTGTGAGCAGGGgacaaatcattaaaaaaagcAAATCAAATCAAGCTAAATAAGAaggaaataaacataaaaatataaatatggtgtaaacaaacagacaaacattaGAAGCAGAACATAAGAACAACTTAGCATGGACAAGGTTGGATGGACAGAGGAAGGTGCGTGTACCTGATGAAAGGTCATTGGGTTTGTTTTGCTTAGTTTTGCTGTCAAGTTTCTCCTGGGTCAATTTCTCCAGCAGACTTTGATTGTGGATCTTCTGTCGGGACAGGACAGACCTCTGTTGGACAGCGGGGGCACTGCTGCTGGCACTGTCACTGTCTTGACCTGAAAGTAAACAAATATTGCCAGATTGTGTTCATGCTGCCGAATCATCATTGGTTCATCTGAAATCTATTTAAATCTTCAGTAAAATTGCAGCAGTGATTTACATATCCCAAACTGAGGTATGAAGATACAGTTTTTGGTGGTACCTAGGCAGTTGTAGCCTTTGTTTAAATAGAGACATCTTTTGTCTTTTACATAAGTCCTCATTTAGAACTATGGCATGGTTAAGTGCTATTTTACTCCTGGATTGCATGTTTCTTAagattaaggtacactttattgtgcCAGCAGGAACattgtgtcctctgcatttgactcatccttcaatGTCAAGAGCCCAATTTTTTAAGGTGGTACTGGGTATAAACagtacagacaaaaacagatagCTGGAAAACTCCTGAACTGGAAAAACATGATTACTTACACAATTCGTTACCATAAAATCATCAACAAACTGGTTCACTAGGGGGGCAGTTAGAGGGGACTGAATATTTCACTCTGAGACAGATGATCGTCCCGATGTGCTTCTTCTGTTACTGTAGCACCTCAGTGGAATTCTATCCCCCTTACCATTGGAGAAGCAACATGTTACAATATCTTtaagactctttttttttttaagtgaattgAGAACCAGCACTGTTCACACTGACACTACAAATGTTTTATGATGTCTTGTCTCCAATTCATGTCTGTCTATGGGCTCTGTCATGTTCTATGCTCTGAATGTTTGTTAACATGTCTGCATGTGACTGCATAAGTAAATAGTTGTAAATCATTTTGAAGGTACATAGAGTTAACCTGTCTTTGCTCAGAGTGACAATGGCTGCGGTTACGTATGCACTCAAAAtcataatttataatattattaaaaggACGTGTAAAATGCAAAACCATCTGGTTTATTTCTGATCATGGTCTctaattactcaaataagattttgcagtttgtatgtcatataaataatattaaaaatattcagtgtgtgtgcatgaaAGCAAAGCCAATGTAACATACTACAGATGAAAATTTGTGCTGTGGCCCAATCTggtgcatttacagaaatgttcattaatgtgcactgtccctgtcaaataaatacacacaatacaaaaGCAACTTAGAAAAAATGTTGTCCAGTTAACAACCTTTACCTTCACTGTTCTTGTTGTGCACTTTGTTCCTTCTGCGGCACCTCTTCTGATTGGGCGTCTTGCTTCTGGAGGCCAGGTTAGCTTGTGCACATGCCTTTCGTCCCGTTTTAAAAGTCTTTGTGACAGTGGTTAGGTCGGTGGGGTCGGGCATGCTGCTGAAGCTCTCCTGTGACGCCCGGTCGAAGTCCTGAGGGTGGGGGTGGCGGTGGACAGGGATGGGGGAGGACACGGGAGACTCTGAGGGCTCTGGTTTGGGAGAGTGACGCTGGACGCAGTTGTTCGTGAATGACGTGTTCAGCCAACCAGATGCCCTGGAGGAGATcacacaaaatgtatatttatattttaaattaatataaaatcacaattagaagagtcacaattagcaaatcaaatAATCACAGTGTTTCTTGGAGGATCTAATTTGCcaaacctgtagtttagacctctacactAAAGTTCCGAATTAAAGCTGGGTGGTAAAAATTTTACTGAGATCTTGTTCCTGTGGTGATAAGCTATTTTGGGGATACCATAATATTGTGATTCACCGTTTCTCCCAGCTGTCTACTCGACAGACACCATCAACCTCTCCTTTTGGTTAGCCTCTTAGTGAGAGCTGAATTTAACCAGTTACAGCATTGTGTGTACTTTCTGAAGTAGTAGATGACATTGTATACCTCTTAAAGATAACAGAAAAATAGGAAGTGTACAGAAATTGTAATAATCTGgctccaagaaaaaaaaaagaaaagaaaatgtttgCCATACTGCCCCACGCTTATTTTGTATACATGTGATACTTGAATGTGCACAGTAAATTATATTCAATTTTAAAACCttaaatagaaaaacacaaaaataaataaataaataaaacatcatgGATCCTATGTTACCCTCTGTCAGTGGAGGTGTTGAGTGTGGGCCGCTGCACTGATGGGGGGAAATTCATGTACTCCGTCTTCATTGACATGTTGGGGTCTATGAGGGTCTTCTGGTGCTCAGAACTCTGGTGTCCTGTAGCACCCTGAGGAAAATCACTCATGGACGAAGGAGGGAACAGAGGGTACAAGTTAAAACCTGTGGAATAAAGAGAGGCATATTAGTATTGTGCTACTATTACTGGCattgaaattaatttaaaaaaagtaattcaaGTTTCTATAAggcaatttttaattttttttattttttaacagttttttgtcttgttttaatgTCCTGCATTTGTATAAAGCACTTTGgtgaatgtgttgtttttaaagtgtttaaagttggattggattattTGTATCATGTTGGAAGTCATCTCATGAATggtacgccacctgcttgacCCCATGGAGAGGTTAATGGAGGTAATtgttgagaaataaaaatacaagcaggtgatgtatcCTCCTCCGGTAAAGTTggatagtgtacctttaaataatcaaattttgGGTTGTAATAGAAGTTATAGTCCAATTTTGAAACCGTACTGCatcaaatttaaatttttttccatACCAAAGAATTGAATACTGTTACCCCACTAAAACCCATTCccttaaacattaaaaatgtatgtcatACCAGGAGCGAATGGTGACAGCGCAGCTGCTGGCATATTGTTGGTTGGAGGTGGAAGGCtcgaggagaaaggaggaaagacCCCAGGAGAGACTGAGCAGGAATCCTGAGATGAACCATGCTTCTGAGTCTGCCAGCCCGCTGTCGATGAGGTCACTTGCATTTGCTGGTGCAGAAGATCGTTTAGAACTTGTTTTAACCTGAGAagcacaaaaaaatgtatagtgAGAATTAATATGTATTCTATTATAAAGATATTCCAGTTAAGCTTCTGACCGTTGCACATTGGTCTGCTGCCATGCCAGCTGGGTGTAGCACTGGTTGAGTTGGTGCATGATCAGATGCACTTGTGGTGAGGACACATTGTTGGGCAGAACACTGTACTGCCCAGTCAGCAAAGTCTGCAGCATGTAGGACAGAGTCTGCATGGGGAAACGAAAGATAAGAAAACATGTATCAATGCACATGATTAGTTGAGGCATTGCAACATAAAGTCACTTTTTAAGGTAAGTTTCCAAAGATCACTGTGCAAGTGGTACATAAAGGCcaggcacatttattatgtcaGAATAGTCACAGCAACAGTGCAGTTTCCAAAAACAGCCTATAAtaattaagattttacaaattaggatttttttttttttttcacagggcatttgtttgggttttttttctgcattaacAGTAAACCCTAACATTTCTGAAAATAGAAAAGTGAGATAATGAATCTGTGATGTAAACCTACCTGCTGGTCCTGCAGGAGAGTCTGGCACATACTGGTGCTGAAGTCCAGCTGTCTCTGCAGCTGGCTGACCTGCTCCTGCCAGTGACAGGAGCCCTCAGCGAATGACAGGTCTGAGGCCCAGCGTAGGTTCTCCTGACGCCTTGTGCTCTGCTGGCCTGAGGACTCATTCAGGTTTCTGCTCTGTTCAGTGTTGGCTTTAGAGTTAAAAGAATGTCCATTAGCTCCATTTGAGAAGTTTGAGGGAGGTTTCAGGTTGCTAGAAGaaaaacagtattttaaaattatccaaatgtacatagaacaaagtaaaagaaaatataatactGCACACAGTATTAAAATAATTGCTTATATACTGCAGTGCCACTGACCACCCTTGATTGTTCCTGTTGCTGTAGGAGCGCTGGTTTCTGTTGGAGTAGATGTGAAAGTCATCATCTGAGCTGCTCTCTGTAGAACCTTCatgttcctcttcctcctctgcatccatCCCGTGATAACCATCCGCCTCATCATCATCAAGGTTGCAGGGAGTTGAACCCCAAGTTGCCATTGTTCTGAGGTAGAAAAAattgttacattttatatttcatgtgCATAGATACTTTACCACTCTCCAAAAGTGCTACCTCTCGTCTCTGCTGATGGGCAATGTGGTGGTGATGTCATCCTGTTCCTCAGTCCTGTGTGTGGAGTCACTGTTGCCACTGCGTCTCTGGTGTTCGGCCATTAGACACTCCAGATGTTTCCTGCGCTGCCTCAGCTCCTCTCGCAGGATCTGGTGTCGCCGCATCTCAGACCAGAGCTACAAGGATTTTATGCATGTGAAACAATGGCCTACATTTCTACTGTAGATTTGTGTGACTGAGCTTATTCACCTCATTGTCAGTGACTGAGGATGTCGCTGCTTCTTGAGAAGTGGGTTTGAGTCCAGAAGAATTGCTTTTGGTTCCAGAACATGGAGATACCTGTACAGCAGCAGGAGTGGATACAGCAATTGGAGCTTTTCTTAGAAGGCCCTGCTGATTCGCTGTGCCCAGCTGACTTGCAGTGCTAGACAAAGATGACTGAAAATACAAGCCAATTTAATAAAACACTCATCatcaaagcattttaaaatgtagatatgcaaaaaacagaagaaaaaggaGGAACCACAAGCATACCTGTAGATCAGGGCAGGCCCACTGCAGATCCTGAATTTTGCCCTGGATTTCCATTAGCCTCTGGCGCTCCTCATGGAGCTGCTTCAGCTCCTCTTTTTGCTGACGCAGCTTCTCCTCGTATAGTTTCTCTCTGTGTGATCAAGAGCATCAGTCAGAAGAGTGTACAGAATGAGTATACTATACAAAGTGTGACCCTATATGTAGGCCACAGTACCTGGCTTGACTGGACAGAACCATGTCTCTGGGATTCTGTTTGGCTCCAGACCCAGTGGACCTGGTGTTGTTGGGCTGCTGATGTAACGTCTCATCCTCATTCGCTGTCGTCCCGTCTGTGTCATCACTCTGAAGGCGACAAAAATAAGTTGGAGTTTAGTTTTTcaagaaaacaacatatgaAAAACCAAATAAATCAtgataaattacaaataaatatggtGGGGACTTAATCTAATTTCTACTGGTGATTTTTCTCACCTGGACCATGGCCACCAGCTCTTGTAGCTGCCGCAGTTTCTGTTTGGCTGTTTGGTGTTCAGCAAAAACTCCATCATTGCCCAGACTGCTCCTGCGACTGGACCCTGAGGcctcgctctctcctccagcAGCCTGTGCTCCTTCTTCAAGACCAtcctcatcatcttcatccTTTATGTGGTTGAATGAGCTGTCTCTGTTGTACTGGCaagctgaaaacaaaaaaaggtttAGTATTATGGTTTCCTATATTATTTAGAGATTTACAGACTATgagtgtattatttattattatttagccTGTTTATGAGCAGATTCATCAACCTCATTATGGTACATTTCTCATTTCAAATTCTATTTGATTGCCcgtattatttttaacattactTCAAACAAACTTGCTTAGTAGCATACCTATAGCAGATGGGATGTTGAGGCAGCGCAGGTTAGCTGCTGACCGGTTGTTGATCTCACATTCTGTGTTCAGCCTCCCGTCGCGGTTGTTTGCACTCCTCAGACTGTGGCTGTTGGTCAGGCTGTTCAGGTCTGACCAGTTACCTCCACGCTGAGGATTTCTACATGGATCATCACATGGAACATCAAATACTACTTACATAATCATTCTGCGGGCGAGTAATTTGATCCTTTCCTCTGTAATTTAACCCTTAGCTCTATGTAAATGCACTGTACCTTATGTTTGTGACAGGCTGGCGGTTCTCCTGCTCAGAGTCAAACATGGTGTCTAACATGGATCCATCCTCagtctcatcctcctcttcatcatcatcttctttcACGTTGACTGCATCCACCATCATGTCGGACGTCTGCTCATAGTACTGAACCAGCTCCCGTAACTCATTCAACCGCTTGTGCACCTCCTTTAGCTTCCTGTGAcagcaaaaaggaaaaaaaacgtATTGAAAATAATTACATCAACTGCCTCTAGTCTACCAATAGAAAACACAAGATCTAACAGGTGGGACTACACAAGGACTAGCAGGATGTTTACACCAGTTGGCTGTAAACTGATAGCTGCCTATTCAAAACCTACGTGATGCTTTGTACCTGAGCTTGTCTGTTGAATTCGAGCCGTCTTGGTGTTGGGTGAGCGTTGGATGGAATGAAGTTGAAGCTGAAGCCCCATTAGAACATAAAGCAGAGGCACAGTCTGGAGATCCTGCCAAGCACTGAGACGATAATCCCCGACCTGAATCAAACAAAAGTAGGAATTCAGTTATGCTGATTATTAAAAAAGTATACCTAAAAGAATGAAATGTAATCTATATCAACAAATGCTTTTATTTGCatttgtgttatatttatatGAGAAATAGAAATCAAGATGAATGTCCAGTGCCATAGACACAAATTGTGTTATAGTTAAgtataatattataatgttgtattaTGATGTACCTTGGTGGCATTTAGTTAAATAACTTGTTTTacatacaattattattttcttacagGAGCTATTGTTAAGTGTCTGATCTCTGAGGGAGTGCAGTTCCTGTAGGATCTTGTCCATAGTTTGTTTCTTGTCTTGCAGTTCTTGGAGCTTTGTAAGTTTGGCACAGGCTGCAGTGGCTCCCGCTTCCAGACCGGAGTGGGGCCCAGACCCAGAGTGAAGGAGGGGTCTGTGAGGTGGGCCTGCAGCCTGAGGGGAGCGCGACCAGCTCACCTCTCTAGATAAGGACAGGCTCTCTGCTTGACGACGATTGTCTGGTACTGCTTTggactgaacaaaaacaaagcagttTTTATATACAGAAGTATTTAAAtcctatatatttttatatatatatttcattgtAGACTAACTGCTTTATACACTGTACCCGTGAGTCCTTTAGCTGGTTGTGGAAACGCTGAATCAAGTCATTCAACTCGTCATTTAGTTCTGAAGTAATGCTTATTCCGGAGACACTGCCAGTGGTTTCAGTTACAACtatagaacaaacaaacaaaatcaattgacagagatgagagaggtatattccaagatgacaatgccaggattcatcgggcgacttttttttggtcaggctgtgagtgtgtgtgtctatatatatatatatatatatatatatatatatacccctccccgaaccgccaccttaacgtggtggaggggtttgagcacccgaatgatcctgggagctatgttgtcgggggcttcatgcccctggtagggtcacccatggcaaacaggtcctcggagacgggtctgactaagagcggttcagaagcccttcatgaagaaaaatacaacaaggcagtttacgtcgcccggactggcgttaccggggccccaccctggagccaggcctggggtgggtgctcggcagcgagcgcctggtggccgggcctttccccacggggcccggtcgggcccagcccgaagaaacgacgtggggccgtcctcccgtggacccaccacctgcgggaggagccatgaggggcgggtgcggagagatccgggtagcagtcgaaggcggggacctcgacgaccggatctccggacatggagactagctctggggacatggaatgtcacctcgctgggggggaagaaGCCTgggcttgtgcgggaggttgagcgttaccggctagatatagtcggcctcacctccacgcacagcttgggctctggaacccatcttcttgagaggggttggactctccatttctctggcgttgcccgcggggagtggcggcgagctggtgtgggcttgctcattgccccacagctcagccgctgcgtgttggggttcactccggtgaacgagagggtcgcgtccctgcgccttcgggtcggggacaggtctctcactgttgtgtcggcctacgggccaaacagcagtgcagagtacccggccttcttggagtccctgggaggggtactagacagtgcaccaaccggggactccgttgttctcctgggggacttcaacgcccatgtgggtaacgacagtgacacttggaggggcgtgattgggaggaacggcctccccgatctgaacccgagcggtgttttgttattggacttctgtgctagtcacagcttgtccataacaaacaccatgttcgagcacaagggtgtccatcggtgcacatggcaccaggacactctaggtcggaggtcgatgatcgactttgttgtcgtgtcatctgacctcccacccgcgtgtcttggacactcgggtgaagagaggggctgagctgtcaactgatcaccacctggtggtgagttggatccgctggcggaggaggaagccggacagacctggcaggcccaagcgtattgtgagggtctgctgggaacgtctggcggagccctctgtcaggggggtcttcaactcccgcctccgggagagcttctccctgatcccgggggaggttggagacatggactccgagtgggccatgttctccacctctattgttgatgcggctgctcgtagctgtggtcgtaaggtctgtggtgcttgtcgcggcggcaatccccgaacccggtggtggacaccggaagtaagggatgccgtcaagctgaagaaggagtcctatcgagccttgttggctcgtgggactcctgaggcagctgatgagtaccggcaggcccaagcgtgccgcggctcgggcagtcacagaggcaaaaactcggggttgggaggagttcggggaggccatggaggaggactatcggacggcctcaaagagattctggcaaaccgtccgacgcctcaggaggggaaagcagtgcttcaccaacactgtttacagtgcgggtggagagctgctgacctcgactggggatgttgtcgggcggtggaaggaatactttgaggatctcctcaatcccactgtcacgtcttccgaggaggaagcagaaactggggacccagaggcggactcgtccatcaccctggctgaagtcactgaggtggttggcaagctcctcggtggcaaggctccgggggtggatgagatccgtcctgagtacctcaagtctctggatgttgtgggactgtcttggctgacacgtctctgcaacatcgcgtggcggtcggggacagtacctgtggaatggcagaccggggtggtggtccctctgtataaaaagggggaccggagggtgtgttccaattacaggggaatcacactcctcagccttcccggtaaggtctattccagggtgctggagaggagaatccgaccgatagtcgaacctcggattcaggaagagcagtgtggttttcgtcctggtcgtggaacactggaccagctctatactctccatcgggtcctcgagggctcatgggagtatgcccaaccagtccacatgtgttttgtggatctggagaaggcattcgaccgtgtccctcgtggtgtcctttggggggtgctctgggagtatggggtccggggctctttgctaagggctgtccggtccctgtatgaccggagcaggagctgtgttcgcattgccggcagtaagtcagacctgtttcccagtgcatgttggacctccgccagggctgccctttgtcaccggttctgttcattatatttatggacagaatttctaggcgcagtcaggggccggagggggcctggtttgggaaccacaggatttcatctctgctgtttgcagatgatgttgtcctgatggcttcttcgagccaggacctgcagcaggcactggggcggtttgcagccgagtgtgaagcggctgggatgagaatcagctcctccaaatccgaggccatggatctcgaccggaaaaaggtggtttgctctctccgggtgggtggtgagtctctgccccaagtggaggagttcaagtatctcggggtcttgttcacgagtgagggaaggatggagcgtgagattgacaggcggatcggtgcagcgtctgcagtgatgcggtcgctgtatcggtccgttgtggtaaagaaggagctgagccggaaggcgaagctctcgatttaccggtcaatctacgttcctaccctcacctatggtcatgagctttgggtaatgaccgaaaggacaagatcgcggatacaagcggctgaaatgggcttcctccgcagagtggccgggcgcacccttagggatagggtgaggagctcggtcacacgggaggagctcggagtagagccgctgctcctacacgttgagaggaaccagctgaggtggctcgggcatctgctcaggatgcctcctggacgcctccctagggaggtgttctgggcatgtcccaccgggaggaggccccggggaagacccaggacacgctggagggactatgtctctcggctggcctgggaacgccttggggtcccaccggaggagctggaggacgtgtccggggtgagggaagtctgggagtccctgcttagactgctgcccccgcgacccggccccggataagcggaagaaaatggatggatggatggatggatggatggatatatatatatattatatatatatatatatatatatatacactcataTACATATATCAATATTGATAGTGAAATACTGACAGTGATGTAAATTGTACTATATACACCACAACAGTGTAGTGTATATCTCACCAGTGTCCTCGATGACAGCCAGTGCTTGCTCTGCACTGTGCTGCATTGCCATCAGAGCTTCCTGCCGACCCTGCAGGACCCGGagttgctcctgctgctccagCATCTTCTTCAGCAGTTCATGCTGCTTACGCAAGTTCTCCAGCTCTTCCTTCTGGTCAGCTGGCACCGCCTCTGACCTAGCACCCTGCAAAATCCACAGCTAcatgaataaaagaaaaaaatgctgaaCATTATGAAGAAGTTTGAATTTTGTTCTTCATTTGTTTAATAGTGATAAtactaaaacatgaacatgaaggAGCTGTATTTCCACAAACATGTCAATTTGCACCTGCAACCCCATACCACAATTGATCTTGGCCATCATGGCCATCAATAATACTAGGTTAATTAAAGGAAACATTTGTTTATGTAATAGATTAACAACACTAAAGCAAAAGCATATAAGACAATTCTGTAACAGGCTGCTTCAAAAGATTGTAATGTGGGGGTCATACGCACCATGACATTGGAACCATCTGTAGATCGTACTTCGATATTTAGAGAGGTGCTCTCTGCCAAAGAACCTGAACCCAC
This genomic window contains:
- the pcm1 gene encoding pericentriolar material 1 protein isoform X3, whose product is MATGESFNGSTDELHNWTVTNGSLECLNNMDWGVQQKKANRSSEKNKKKLSATVVESRLTNDISPESTPGAGRRRTRTPHSFPHIKYTTQMSVPDQAELDKLRQRINFTDLDEQRSVGSDSQGRVTAANNQRQLACENKKPYNFLPLHVNTNKKELLPPSSSAPATPAITKETKKQTLGHRDTLALLLPTKDTPRPRRRSSERDTLLQRDYEREAPRIDRSQVVSKLVQIREGISKANSMLDDLVKKNDVPANVERLSLLIEDLKEQERSYLRFLQKMLARETDDDEVGTLDSAVGSGSLAESTSLNIEVRSTDGSNVMGARSEAVPADQKEELENLRKQHELLKKMLEQQEQLRVLQGRQEALMAMQHSAEQALAVIEDTVVTETTGSVSGISITSELNDELNDLIQRFHNQLKDSRSKAVPDNRRQAESLSLSREVSWSRSPQAAGPPHRPLLHSGSGPHSGLEAGATAACAKLTKLQELQDKKQTMDKILQELHSLRDQTLNNSSCRGLSSQCLAGSPDCASALCSNGASASTSFHPTLTQHQDGSNSTDKLRKLKEVHKRLNELRELVQYYEQTSDMMVDAVNVKEDDDEEEDETEDGSMLDTMFDSEQENRQPVTNIRNPQRGGNWSDLNSLTNSHSLRSANNRDGRLNTECEINNRSAANLRCLNIPSAIACQYNRDSSFNHIKDEDDEDGLEEGAQAAGGESEASGSSRRSSLGNDGVFAEHQTAKQKLRQLQELVAMVQSDDTDGTTANEDETLHQQPNNTRSTGSGAKQNPRDMVLSSQAREKLYEEKLRQQKEELKQLHEERQRLMEIQGKIQDLQWACPDLQSSLSSTASQLGTANQQGLLRKAPIAVSTPAAVQVSPCSGTKSNSSGLKPTSQEAATSSVTDNELWSEMRRHQILREELRQRRKHLECLMAEHQRRSGNSDSTHRTEEQDDITTTLPISRDERTMATWGSTPCNLDDDEADGYHGMDAEEEEEHEGSTESSSDDDFHIYSNRNQRSYSNRNNQGCNLKPPSNFSNGANGHSFNSKANTEQSRNLNESSGQQSTRRQENLRWASDLSFAEGSCHWQEQVSQLQRQLDFSTSMCQTLLQDQQTLSYMLQTLLTGQYSVLPNNVSSPQVHLIMHQLNQCYTQLAWQQTNVQRLKQVLNDLLHQQMQVTSSTAGWQTQKHGSSQDSCSVSPGVFPPFSSSLPPPTNNMPAAALSPFAPGFNLYPLFPPSSMSDFPQGATGHQSSEHQKTLIDPNMSMKTEYMNFPPSVQRPTLNTSTDRGASGWLNTSFTNNCVQRHSPKPEPSESPVSSPIPVHRHPHPQDFDRASQESFSSMPDPTDLTTVTKTFKTGRKACAQANLASRSKTPNQKRCRRRNKVHNKNSEGQDSDSASSSAPAVQQRSVLSRQKIHNQSLLEKLTQEKLDSKTKQNKPNDLSSAYAWRTPFLSNRIACTEAPDASSDFSLFEALRETIYSEVATLISQNESRPHFLIELFHELQLLNTDYLRQRALFSLQDIVTRHLTEKSAVEPVLGPVVWTAGSQSELTPSESVATSDAEVVEKNLRLAQNRKREDAGSVGNDSVMSTLSNLEPFANDDLGNTVIHLDKALARIREYERMKLKAEFNPCHGTAATVEGADTSHIEQHLTHPAEVEGAAAAVLNCPQIDTQPLDRQIKAIMTEVIPFLKENMDEVCSVQLLTSVRRMVLTLTQQNQESMEFVSFFHRQLGGLLQDSLNKFVGRTLKECGEDLLVEISEVLFNELAFFKLMQNLDSSSSSSTGPAAKHKNRRREEHANKDKHGSKENATVGPDKPGALDYSDEDKDYDEAEQEGKSIVHNIQERYLQTQLNNNIRSSEASEAEEERAGMPLSISLSKAETQALTNYGSGEDENDEEEVEEFEAGPVDVQTSLQVTAAGHTDPEMTTTETLDSKAEQNPSNLEQEDASAHGVSPVESSEEVVPEEDPAREEGSKSDMATASEENNPADHSQNVLKGPTSSSSPDTDSPVMINVDEVGSGNTSQKSDEDDFVKVDDLPLQLTVMCEEELQKRIVEEQQNNNLSAEILNGNTEGLSGLVGSDHALKEPEAAPDV